ggaaaaaaaacattaaaaaaaaattttttttcgatcACCCTAATGTACATACAATTGTAGTAAGTATTTTTATCTATTCTGAGCGATAGGTACCGTTAATATCTTTCCCACAGTCACAAATAggatttataaatagaaaattatattttatagaagcCATTGCAATTACAGTTATCTTATTAACGACAAATCACAAACATCTATAATATTTTCCTGTCGCAACATCGATTGGGCCTCAATACACTTTGCTGTTATTAGGGTTGCCAACTTATAGCGTAGGtaccaatttataaaaaaatacatttatttttattatttaaaacagtgaTTTAAAACGGATTTTTTTGGTGCACATAACTATTCTGTGACTGCAAATGTCCAAACACAATATATCTACATTTTGACAAAACTGATGGACGCGTAGCTGCTTTTAGAAAAATCTGAGCTTGGCTTGAAGATACATCTTAGCCAATCCCATTAGACTTATGAAATTGGCTAACTGGTATAAGTTAAGCATTATGTTAAAACGGTCTTTTAGAATACACTGTTAGTACTATAGAATATTTCGTACTCTACTAGTAATGAAATAGAGTACGAAATTCGAGAGTACGGTTGGCATCCCTATTTGTAATACGAGATGTAAAGTAACGGTACTCAACAGGTACCTACTTTAGGATTAGATGCTTAGATAACTGCACTACGATGAATTTGTTGATCGATAATTACCTTGTCTACTTTCTAATTTCCAAGTGTGCAATGAAATTGTCTGTAGATTTCTACGTATCTTTCcctgtctgtatgtttgttaatGTGTTTGCTCTTATTTCCCACACTAGTAATTTGTTCTTCTCCTTCCTTCTTTCATCTGATGATGAAATCACCAtcaaaacccattaccggctaacAACAGGGCACAGGTCGCCTCCGCAATAAGAAGGGATTAaacccgtagtccaccacgctgggccagtgcggattggtgggctttacacactttgagaacattatgtacaactcaGGTATaaatgtttcctcacgatgttttccttcaccgttgaagcgagtgacattttaattgcttaaatagcacataacttagaaaagttagtgcgtgctgggattcgaactcggccgtcCGAAAGTAAAGTTGAAGTCGAACCCTAGTCTTATCCCATCATTTGAGGTATCATGATCGTCTTCGCACCGCATAACGTAACCATACCACCGTaatcagtagcgtgcatagagggtatgcacagggtatgcagatgagataaaataaacaaaatctccagtacaagttataaatacttaagggtagaattttaataactcttacaatgtctatccttaagtttgttGTAACTgtactggcgattttcttcattttatatcatctgcataccctgtgctgctgtgcataccctctatgcacgccactgatcgtaatccttattttaataaacctattgatgaataatttttcatttctcATGACAAATTAAACATGGCTGACATCGAAGACAATGAAAAGTAAATAGGATAATTCTCGGCCAACTTCGGAGATCGTTTTTTTCCTAAACTACCTACTTAGGTCTCTCGCGAATGGAATGCGCGCGTGCACAGTTTGTAAGAAGCTCGGTTATCGTATCGATAACCTGCGGTTACTGTCAGAGGTGAAACTCCGGTTCCATGAAACATTACGACACGATATCCTGTTCAAAAAATGCGAGGCAGTATTTGGGAATGGTCAATAGTAGTGAAAACTAAATCTGTGTACACATACATAGTAAAAATGAGGTAGTTAATTATGGGCCTattaagaaggctcagagtcactcagcggacgatggagagagctactcGTATTCTCTCTCGTGTGAGGAGTCTATTCTATGCGTGATCAGATCAGAAATgcggagatctgtagaagaactagagttaccgatatagctgaGCGAGTCGcttagctgaagtggcaatgggctggACACAAAGCTTGGAGAATTGATCGACGTTGGGCTGGAATggcgcaccggtaaacgcagcgtaggtcgatCCTAACGAGATGGACAGCATTAAGCGATTCGCTGGGAGatagccgctggaaacaaggaccgtggattgtggaactccctacaaaagacctgtcaCATATATACTGTGTACAcagtatacctacatataactCATGGTcagcgttcggtgacgatgacgcgagttccatgaTTCTAGAACACCCAAAAAGTCTCAACGCGGctaaaaagttttcaaataatAGAGCGAACCATAAATTTAGTGACCAGCTGTTTgatttaggaacttttctaaCAACTTGCTTATTCAGCATCTTCACACAAAACGTATCCTTGAAAGTGACATATATAAATCCTAAATTACATACTCTAATGACAGGTCGGTTACCAAGACGGTCGGTTCAAAATATACTATATAGGGAGCAGACCTAAAGAGTAAAATATAGTCTAACGATCAAATGATTCTCAAACTTTCTATCATTAGATTGCCTTGTTTCTAGCTTCTTGGAAAGCTTTTAAAAGGAAATCACTGCAATAAAATTGTGCATAAAATATGAAAGTTCTTTATATTTGGCAAAAAGCGGTAGGTATACTGTGTAAATTTGTGAAAGTTTTGAACTGCTTGCGATCTCAAAGTGGACCCGTTTTTTGGGTTAGGAATGCAACCAAAGTAACTTTACTTGAGAGTAAATTCATCCCTTCTGGTTTTGCACCTCGGTTTCCTGCTATATACTTATATGaaggtataaatatatttctttgcGTATTTTTTACAGAGTTTTTAAAGCTCTACAACTTTTATATACAGAGCATTCATTTATCACTTACCGTTAAGGCATGGTTCGTAAGAAACTTATACGCCGGATCGTTTTCTAGCCGATTAAGCTGAAATCGTTCTCCAAGAAAAGCCCATAAATTTAAACGGGATAATACATGTATTTCCAATTCAGCTTATGCCAGCCTTGTGATCCATTTTATTCACttgttataaaacaatattatatttgttaacaGATGAATAGTAGAGATGAGAGACCTCATTCATCTTAACTTACAAACTTtcactttttatattatgaataccTACCTAAGTTTCTAACATAACAAAGTGGATTATTATctcagaatatttatttttagcataaGGATATAATGCTATAAATGCCAAACTACTGACAGGTAAACAACGCATGCGTAACACGAGGCTATACCGGCTCACAATAACAACAATATAAATGCCAACGTTTAACTTGCGGTCAGCAATGAACAATCAGTAGTAGCATAAGAGCTGGTGGCAATTCTGGTTTGTTGTCGTTGACATTTTCGTCACACACCATGCTGCTATTAGCAACGTACCAAATCCGtttcttcaaattcaaaattgcttattagAAATAATACCGATCGATGACAATCTACtaaattgtattcaattttttaatatgtaattttcATCTGGTCGATGTAacgatgttaattttaatttccaaccattatctttagccgatttctcttatatttacaaaattgatGGTTAATAAGTTAccaattaattttgctctaataaaaatgatagtttaagaaaaataaaaatcacgcttttataaataaactaaacttgaCGAGGTAAAACTTAGTTTGGtgttttataccaagcgtgcaATATACTTATTAACGGTACAGCGATAAGGTAATGCTTGTTCTTTAGTTGTATACATACAATCAAAgttgcattatttttaaagcGTGCAATACGAACCTAAAcaacaaatacatttttgtatttgaatttgaattaatgaTTGGAAACGTCAGCCACCACCTCATTGGCTATAGCAAAGTATCACGCGTGCCATATGTAAAACCAAGATCGCGATCGTGTCGTCGAAACCGTTACAGTGTTCTCGATTCATCCGGCGACTGGTTCGCGGGTGCTTGGTAAAAGGAGAGCGAGAGATGGCCGCGCGCAGTCAGCGACCACAGGGTGTTACCGACGCACGCACCATGCACATCCTAGTCTTCGCATGTATACTGGCTTCGGTCGCCGCCGCACCCTCCTACGACCAGCGGCAGGACGGAGAGTACAACATTCAAGCCGATGTCCAGAACATATTATTTGTTATCGGATTACCAAAGAAATTGCCCGTCGACAGCCTGCTCAGTCTGCTTTTAAAGAACTCGAAGAGGAGTGGTGATGAACCGATTGCGCAAGACAGGGCAGACGTCCAGCCACTGACAGCATTTGTGGAACCCAACACGCCATATCGGGTTATCATTGGATCGGAGGGCGAGAGGCCGGTCGAAGCTGATGGCGGTAATGCGATTGTTATCGCCGGCCGGCGGCGCTTGGAGGCGGATTCCGACCCTCAGGAAGAAATGAAGCTTATTGGAGCGACGGAACAGTGCGGCCCTGAGCGGAGACGAGATCCCGTCACCCTTATTTGTAAATCCATCAACGATCTACGAGCTGACAAGCCGGATAACACGCCTGAGGTGATCCCCGTTCCGACATAACTCCATAAACCCCGACTGTtagtaaaataagttatttatttaattacgtttaagaaaacttttttttaaatggttttgtatgtaaataaaagttaatttaaaagttattttgttgCATTTCAATATATCAAGGCTGAAGTTTTCAATTGGTATATAGTACACGTAAGTAATCCTAATTTTAATATCTACTATTGAAAGTGGTCATTGCAATGacaaattataattgtaatcaTTTAGATCAATCATCAATCATtagatttagcgttctggtaagatgccgcgtagaaaccgattagaataTATGCCACACAGTTTAACCGTCTGCCATCTTAGAATAAATCTGActtatttttgacgacctccttggcgcaatggtgagcgctgtgaattaaatagtaggttccgggttcaattcccggcaggggcaattttggaatttataatatctgaattttctctggtctggactttggccgtggctggttaccatccttccgacaaagacgtgccgctaagcgatttagcgttccggtgcgatgtcgcgtagaaactgagtaggggtatgactaccataccccctaacaggttagcccgctaccatctaaggactgcatcatcacttatcagttggtgagattgcagtcgagggctaacttgtagaagtaTAAAAAGTACTCATAAACTAGCGAAGacgcagacagacagacattttatgttatattttattttatttaataactaggtATATCTGTTTACTTTCGGTTTTTAAATTACCTCATTAAAGTTGTGATAGATGAACTATTAAGGTTAGATTTCACTATTTGGTAAAcctaaatccctatccctatccctactaaaattataaatgacaatgtaaatttgttagttacgctttcacgcaaaaactacttaaccgatcctcatgaaactttgtacacatattcttggaaatgttagaagtaatatagaatactttttatcccaacattaagctcggttcttttgggagaggggatgaaagtgtttgacaaatttacaccataactccgacaaattataacatatttaaataataatttttttactatagaggttataatgtgtttaattttgcccaaactttgtgtagatctgatgaatgtggttggagatagaggacataactcctcagaggacaacagcaaacccctcattgaaggcttagcgatactgaatactttaaattttt
The Pararge aegeria chromosome 6, ilParAegt1.1, whole genome shotgun sequence genome window above contains:
- the LOC120624525 gene encoding uncharacterized protein LOC120624525; protein product: MAARSQRPQGVTDARTMHILVFACILASVAAAPSYDQRQDGEYNIQADVQNILFVIGLPKKLPVDSLLSLLLKNSKRSGDEPIAQDRADVQPLTAFVEPNTPYRVIIGSEGERPVEADGGNAIVIAGRRRLEADSDPQEEMKLIGATEQCGPERRRDPVTLICKSINDLRADKPDNTPEVIPVPT